The segment gctccacatagttttaaacttagtCATTTTGATAGAGTCAGTCGTTGACCacttttgtaaaaattattgcgaaacgggttgagaatattgaagaaattagagcttatataaaagttcgcacaaaactcggtcattcggtaatgcagattgtTACTGAACTGGGGGAAGtttgggtctgataaggtattttatgagacagttcgtaggcggagaaagaaatttctgactggcacagagtccgtcaaagatgcagcaaaatctggctgaactgtgactgtaacaggcaagacAAATGTCTCAacagtcagggaaataattgaaagtgatggtaGATACACgcttcgtgatattgccaaagctgttggcatatcgctatcgcgggtgcatttcattttgaaccgtattttgaaagtacgaaagatttctgccagatggatactgcatatattgacagatgaccaaaattgggtacgagtacaaaccgctaagcaattgctcaaaatgtttcccaaattcaatcagaCAATTTGCAAGCATTGTTACTgatgacgaaacatgggttcactatttcgaaccagtaagaaaacttggaaacaaaatatgactaactaaacacggtagaaggcatgtagttgccaaaagaatgataagcacaaagaaggttctttattgcatattcttctcatgtgatggtatagccgttcaaattccggtgccgaagggcaaaagtgttacaggtcggtattaccgagatgttacactaaaaaagctcaagaaatattatcataaacgacgacCTTTGTCAGGacttaggcatgttcgtctacttcatgataatgctccattacatacatctgagcttgtgaagcaattttgtTTTAGACGTCGAAgtaggttaccgtcttgccataCGCACCGTACTCTCCATATCTAGCCCCAagtgacttttttctttttccaaaacttaaaaagttcttatctggtcgtcatTACAAGTTCcaacaagcccttggctcagccatcagtaaGTGCCtgagaggtctacctaaatcagtaTACCGTAaggcatttcagaaatggattcagagattgaaattatgtatttcaaaccgcggagaatactttgaaggaatgtaatgttcatttcactatttgtgGCGAATGCTTTTGAAATACCGTACAATACACATCACATATTGAACAGCCCTcgtatttctgattatttaggtatttgaagcgagtgggtaaatggtttttttaaaatctgggtcagagttagacccctttctatatttatggtatcacagagttcgggcccaaaccCCTGTGGAGGAAATAAATAACCTATATCGAATTTCACACAGAGAGTTTGACTTATTACGGAATGAGAAAAAATACTTTATAGATTTCTTCCAAATTGTAAATTCTAAATATGGTACCCCACCGAGATTTAATACTGTAGGCCATATTAGAATTGGTCTGTCCGTCTTGCTGTATGTCTTTACTTGTCCCCCACTTTatccttgctaataacttttgatcTAAATAAGATAAAATAGAGAACTGATGGCCTTTCAGGTCAAAGTACTACTGATAAAGACCAAGATAGTTTGTCAAGGTCAAATCTAAATCATCTGACCTTGGTTCAATGGTCATACTCAAAAGAACTTGCTTCACATACAAATCTTGTTTCGttttaatacatatttataCTTTACAAAGAACCATCACTGATTGTTTACAACGTTCAAGTACGTATCCGTATGTTCATCGCATTGTAAGACCTGTGGTGGCCTGTTTGGTAATACATCGTCATACTGTGATGAAGTCTGACACACTTTGACATGACAGACATCGCTTTCAGGGACTGTGTGTACGACGTCTAGATACGGGTTGTCCATGATGTCAAtgtaatgatgatgatgagtcGGTTTATTGACTGGCTCTAAATAGGAGTCCTTATCATCTTTCTCCGGGGACTGTGAATAATCGGATGATTTGTTAGATTGGTCGAGAGATCCAGAAACTGTATCCGATGTATTTGAACCAGGAACTTTATGAATTTCGTTTTCTGTTTCACACTGTATAAATAAGTATTCattttttgtcttttccttTAAGACATCATACTTTGCTGATTGTTTTCTCGAATATCGATTTTCATTTCTTTCGACGCTTGGCAGCATAACTGCCTCGTTTATTTCAGCGTAAGTTTCAGATACACTGTGTTGTATTCTTTGCGTTTTCAACTTCGTTTTACATTTTCCGTGTATCTGAATCGCGGTGAGAATGGCTAAAAAGAACGCAATCACACTTCCAATGATGATTATGAcagagttgtcgctctttgtcTCATTTCCATTTGGACTTGCCGTTCTTGTAAATGAGAACGAAATAATTCCCAACTCCGTCGTTGATAACGAGTCCGGCACGGTCACTGATTGTATCCGATTTGTTTCCTCATAAAACTTGTTAAACGTGGATGTAGTTTCTACAGCAGTTGTAAATCGTGTTAACTTAACAGTCGTTGTATCTGcaattaattattttcatctgtacatgtaacacaatcAAGGtcgtaaaaataaatcaaattcaGTATTCCTAACTCGCTTATCCCAATGTGTAGACACAGAAAGGTGAACAttagtatacaaaattaagataatTAATTCCGGAGGTGTCATCAAGATATATGATTTTACCATACCTGTCATTAAGGATTACTCTGTTTCACAAAGATACTGCAGTATCTGGTATACGTGGTGTGAATGATATCTGATATACTGGAGATCATAACTAGTGTCTTTATGATGCTTACTACACCTAGGGTCATTCATATATCTACTAGGCATGgtgtcataaaaaaaaatgtctagtAAAACTGGTGTTATTAACGGCCGCACGAGCAGCCGATGTATCTGTGATTGTGTTAGAAAgtgcacatggggaaatgaaaaaaaaaccccacctttTTATTGGTTCGGTAGATTAATTCCTTAGTAATTAGATGACTGTATAAAAGCtctgaataaaaatattttaacaatttttttttaaatataagtcTTAATTACTCTTAgcaatacatttcattttcattcacgAAGTTTTTGCAAGAAGTACTCTCTAGTGTGTAAGATATAAAAGCAATTCGTTATGAGTTTCCGAGTATTGGTGTAATTAATAACTTATAAAAAGACAGGTTATGTTGCTTCTCGTATGCTACAGTTGTTTACCTGGCTCTTGGCAACCATACGCATGGTGGCACCGCTCTACAGGGCAATCACATTTCTTCTCACATGACTTCCCATACTCAGGTGCTATACATCTAACTCCACAGTTTTCTCCAAAGTAACCGTCGTCACAAGCTGtaaatttattaatatttaatgaaattcttaatgtttgtcagtaacctatgtttttttttaatatattatattttgcgATACAAACACCGACCTTTCATTCTCACTTAAGACATTTATGCAATACAAGTTCAATAAATGTTGCATTGATTAACGGGACCTGGAACTCATTTGCTCCTTCCATAAATTACCACCACTAGTTGTGTGTATTGTCACTTATTGAAATGGCAATGTAAAAAAGGGAGATCACCATAGctcatacatatatgtacattggTACCCATTAAATCTGGGTAGTGATCTCCCCTGGCATAAAGCAATAAAAGGTGAGATGTAAGGTAAAATCATTTAGAAATTATGTCATACATCCGTAATGATCTCCCCTCATATAAAACAATTATactgcaaaaaataaaaaaggagAACAAAGCCTATATGTTACAAACTAGGAATATTAGGAACGTCTAAGTTTTTAGTGTTATGTGGTATTTTCTGCATCACTAGCTGGCGAGTATGAAATTACATATGTACCCCATGCTTCCACTATTTATATACCCACCTACTAAAAATAACCACCACTTACGTTTGCATTGGTTGTCAATCAAATGAAAGTCATAACAGCAGACTAAATTTTGTAACCTAGAAGAACAATGTAAACatcaataatttcaattatCATACTAGACGTataatacgtgtacatgtacaatcgTGCAACCACTTTTTGTAATATTGTGTCTAACAATTCGTACGCttaaaaatagaattaaaaccaggcctggaggttataaaacttttaccgtactcatatTCAAACTCAGCTCAAacttgttttgagtacaactctgagcaagcttcgaaacatactcgaaaaatctcgAGCATGTACTACATTTGAGTacgagaatgattttataaaagttttatagccttcacttttgagtatgagtacgatttagagcacggagtttgaatttgagtatgaaaacgtgctcaaaactGGCTAGGAGGTTATAAAAGTTGGCTCGGGCTCCAGCTCCAACTCTAGCTcgaattcaaaatcatactcCTAGGAGTACGTGGTCAGATTCTAAGGTTATAAAACATTTCGAGTATGTACTCCTAGGAGTACTTACTCCAGTTTTCGAGCTCGTActcaaaactttttttaattACACAAGCGGCCTTTTTTAGACTTCTTCcgtaatggcggcgcccatgtgTTTATGTTGACGGCAGTTCACAGCAATATTCCaatccttataagagttatttAGTACCAGTACTTTGCTAAAACGttctaaatgttttttaaaaagaaatattcgttGAATAAGatgtaatttctgtaaaatatatatgcttgtatattaccatttttactgtgtttcatgtatatatcatagacATTTACAACATAAAATTTCGCTATCGTCTGCAGAGCTGTAtagccagtggcggatttacaATCCCTGAAACATTAGGTTACAGGCTACTAATTTTACCCCTATTTCATTGTAGTGCCCGTTTATAAATAGagttttttttcttaaaaattcttgggGATGTATGTGGGGTGGATTTGTGTTTATTATAGGGCATAGATGGAAAGAAGAgggtctgaaaaaaaaataaaaaaataataataatgggAAATTCTGCTCTTAAGTGTGTAGTAGGGAAGGAAGGGTGTAAATAGGCCATTGTTTATCTGCTTCTCAAAGGGAAAGGGAAATATGCAGGGTAGGGGTTACTTGCGGTGTCATAACAGGACTTGTGTGcggtggattttcctgaaattcacaaatatttttggacCTGAATTGCTCTAAGTCTGTGTCAAATTTCAAGTAAGTTGAGGCggtggaattttttatattaatttttatgttataaaggaATGTATAGCAAAATAATTGGTAGTCTGTGTCCATTAGAtactttaccattttcccgttcgctctccgtttacagttttgcgttcaccgttcacaaatcGCCGttacaccaaagtgaaaggatcgatcttcatagcaaggcaaaaatgaaaaaggaacgtgtgcgtaagaatgaaagtaaactttaattttcttatatcaaaaatttaatttataaagttcaaatgtcaggattatcaactgtgaaaattcaaggaaaattgcaGATCACTCACcaaaatagaataaatcattttcattatattacaaaacataattaTTGTTTGGTTTAAAAGTGTGGGGGGTTGGGGTTAGTTCTGAATGAGAGAAGAATGTAAGAACCTGCAGTTATGAATTCAACCCTTATACATGCACACGTTGCACAGGACGAgtgctggtacatgtacaaaaattatgcagtttatgACAATCAATAAATACCTCACATCCCCCaacaatccccccccccaattatcaTTTTTGCATTTACAAGGTTGGGTAAAAGcacaatttattattattattattttgtctcATTTCACAAGAATTTTACACAAGTCATCTTTTTccttaagcccccccccccccccccccgccccaaGTAACTTGATGCTACATTTCAATGCACAATCGTGCCAAAGTGTCAAACtgatttgacaagtatttctgattattGCTACATTTCAACTTGATGCTACATTTCAATGCACAATCGTGCCAAAATGTCAAACtgatttgacaagtatttctgattattttacgcctatgtttatgaaagacattgtcaataaatgtatttactccttTCCCCAACCTTTGAAACTTTTGTATCGTTTGGtagagaggttagagcgttcgccccgcatgcggaaggccggggttcgaatcccggccgcgacagacctaagtcgttaaaacaggtagtgacagttccatcgccaaacgctcggcataagatgtgaatgtcacgggcagggccgtaaattaaccttctatttggaggaggcaggaaattaggcgggggtctgggggccgcccaggcccccagacgctgagcacattttgtgcacactgaacacgtttcgtgcaaaatccttgattctagggccttctaagatgttacttgactaactcattctaaaagaaagatttggaatgctttgtaagggaggtatcatgttcttagttattggaaacaacataaattctaacgaactttaaattttaattttttttggctcaaaagttggaggaggcagctgcctcctccgcctccatgtaatttacggccctgacgggtcctcggagatgccttaaaaacggatgtcccgtgtcacagtacgtgtggcacgctaaagaaccctcgttgctcaatggccgtaatcgccgagcataggcttaaatttgaagcccttcaccggtcttggtgacgtctccatatgagtgaaatattctcgaaatattctcgagcgagacgttaagcaagatacaatcaatcaatcaatctctaaTATAAAGATGTAATTTTTCTCGTACATTTCTGTCCTACATATAATATACGTGTAGTTCagtatacaataaacagttttatccgcatcaaatatatacaaatctatattgcacaatctaaatgtaaTTCATGGTGACACGATTTTGTACATACATTAATTCTGAGATTATTTCCTCAGGtcgatatactgtacatgtagttgcaatatAGTGAATTACACAAAATGTACGTGGGAATGAaccttttatactatttagaagcGTTCAGGCATCAACACGAGGTACCTATACCACCCTTTTTACGATCATTTCATGAGAaatagacatatatatatatatatatatatatatatatatatatatatattatatatatatatatatatatatatagtcgtgtttcaaaaaagtgttttttctgtattttacttccaaaaaagagactttaaatatatatatatgaaatatttcgatgcaatgtgtatcatgtatgatcctcttaaatgtacattaaataactgtatcccatttccattctcaatgaccgtgtagtgtgtgacagcgtgacgagaattccatcgtcatcgaaagca is part of the Ostrea edulis chromosome 2, xbOstEdul1.1, whole genome shotgun sequence genome and harbors:
- the LOC125682385 gene encoding uncharacterized protein LOC125682385, which translates into the protein MKIQLTLFGIDSLILLISIHDKKNDAQGISGICSEAEGLQNLVCCYDFHLIDNQCKPCDDGYFGENCGVRCIAPEYGKSCEKKCDCPVERCHHAYGCQEPDTTTVKLTRFTTAVETTSTFNKFYEETNRIQSVTVPDSLSTTELGIISFSFTRTASPNGNETKSDNSVIIIIGSVIAFFLAILTAIQIHGKCKTKLKTQRIQHSVSETYAEINEAVMLPSVERNENRYSRKQSAKYDVLKEKTKNEYLFIQCETENEIHKVPGSNTSDTVSGSLDQSNKSSDYSQSPEKDDKDSYLEPVNKPTHHHHYIDIMDNPYLDVVHTVPESDVCHVKVCQTSSQYDDVLPNRPPQVLQCDEHTDTYLNVVNNQ